The sequence below is a genomic window from Anaerocolumna chitinilytica.
ATGGCTCTTTCATAGGACGTAACGCTAATCGTATCGGCGGAGCTTCCGCACTAATAAACGGTAAGGAATATCCCCTTGAGAAAAATGACGGAGAGAATAATCTTCACAGCGGTTCCAAGAGTTATAATAAATTTATGTATGAGACCGAAATCTTTGAGGAAGAGGATGCGGATTCTGTTGAATTCTCAAGATTAAGTCCTCATATGGAACAGGGATTTCCCGGGAATCTGGACATTAGCGTAACATATACCTTAACCGATGAAAATGAACTGGTAATTGAATATATGGCGGTTTCTGACAGGGATACCCTTTGTAATCTGACAAACCATTCCTACTTTAATCTGAACGGACATGCTTCCGGTTCCATCTTAAATCATAAAGTTATGCTGAATGCTGACAGCTTTACACCAACGGATGATAAGTTGATTCCTACCGGAGAAATCAGGAGTGTAGAAGGTACTCCTATGGATTTTCGTAAGCTGAAAACAATCGGAGCAGAAATAGATGCTGATTATGAACCTTTAAAAATAGCCGGCGGTTATGATCATAACTATGTTTTAAATATCAGCGGTACAGAGGTTGAGAAAGTAGCAGAGCTTGTAAGTGATGAAAGCGGCAGAATAATGGAAGTCTTTACGAATCTTCCGGGAATACAGCTCTATACCGGTAATTTTATAGATGGTCAGGAAGAAGGTAAGAAAAATTTTGTTTATGAGAAACGTGCAGGAGTATGTTTTGAGACACAGTTCTTTCCGGATGCCTGCCATAAACCCGAATTTTCTTCCAGCTTCTTAAAAGCTGCCAATGAATATGATTATGTAACAGTGTACAAATTCGGTTTAAAGTAAAATTCAAAAAAAGTGCTTATTCCTTTCAGAAAACAAAAGGAATAAGCACTTTTTTTAATTCTTTGTATATAATTATTTCGTACCGTATATTCTGTCACCGGCATCTCCAAGGCCAGGAAGAATATAGCCATGTTCATT
It includes:
- a CDS encoding aldose epimerase family protein, producing the protein MSIKKHSFGKTSEGEEATLYTLINKKGMSVSLTDYGANIVNVIVPDKEGKYDDVVLGYETVTGYEGNKAGYGSFIGRNANRIGGASALINGKEYPLEKNDGENNLHSGSKSYNKFMYETEIFEEEDADSVEFSRLSPHMEQGFPGNLDISVTYTLTDENELVIEYMAVSDRDTLCNLTNHSYFNLNGHASGSILNHKVMLNADSFTPTDDKLIPTGEIRSVEGTPMDFRKLKTIGAEIDADYEPLKIAGGYDHNYVLNISGTEVEKVAELVSDESGRIMEVFTNLPGIQLYTGNFIDGQEEGKKNFVYEKRAGVCFETQFFPDACHKPEFSSSFLKAANEYDYVTVYKFGLK